The sequence below is a genomic window from Candidatus Nanopelagicales bacterium.
TCCCAGCCGGGGGTTCACGATCTCCTCCAGCGCGCGACCGATCAGCGTGAACGACAGCACCACCAGGACCACGCACAGGCCCGGCGGCACGATGTACCACCAGGCGCCCGCCGACACCGCCCCGTTGGAGAACGCGTAGTCGAGGATCGCTCCCCACGACGGCCGCAGCGGGTCGCCCAGGCCGAGGAAGGACAGGGTCGTCTCGGACAGGATCGCGATGGCGACCGTCAGCGTCGTGTTGGCCAGCACCAGCGGGAAGACGTTGGGCAGCACGTGCCGGGTCATCTGGTGCCAGTTGCCCGCCCCGAGAGCGCGGGACCGCTCCAGGTAGGGCCGGCCCTCGACCGACAGCGTCTGCGCCCGGATCAGCCGGGCGGTGCCGGCCCAGGAGGTCACGCCGATCACGATGATGATCGTCAGCAGCGAGCCGCCGCCGAGGACCGTGGCCAGCACGATGGCCAGCGGCAGGAACGGGATGACCAGGAACCAGTCGGTCAGCCGTTCCAGCGCGGCCCCGCCGTACCCGCGGTAGTGGCCCGCGGCGATCCCCACCGTCGTCCCGATGACCATGGAGATGACCGTCGCCGCGATGCCGACCACGAGGGAGACCCGCCCGCCCCAGGCGAGCAGCGCGAGGATCGACCGGCCGGACTCGTCGGTGCCCAGCCAGAACTCCCCCGACGGCGGGTCCAGCACGCCGCCGGTGGCCCGGGTGACGCTGATGGTCTCCGCGGGGAACAGCACCGGCGCGAGCAGGGCGAGCAGGCCGAAGAACGCGAGGATCACGATCCCGGTCATCCCGCCCCTGTGGGTGCGGAACTGCCGCCAGCCGCGGGCGAAGGCCGCCCGGCGGCGGGCCCGGGCGATCGCCTTGCGACCGCGGGGCCGCCGGTCGCCCTGGTCCGCGGCGGGCGTCGTCTGGTCGGTCGCCATCACGGCCTCACCCTCGGGTCGATGACGGCGTACAGCAGGTCGGCCATCAGGTTCGCGAGGACGACGCCGATCGAGAACAGCAGGAAGATCGCCTGCAGCAGAGCGACATCCGGCCCGCGCAGCGCCTCGTACGACAGCAGTCCCAGACCCGGCCAGGAGAACACCGTCTCGACCGTGATGGCGCCCGACACGGTGAAGCCGAGGTTGAGGAAGATCAGCGTGATCGTCGGCAGCAGTGCGTTGGGGACCGCATGCCGACGGCGCACCAGTTTGTCCGTCAGCCCCTTCGCCCGAGCCGTGGTGAGGTAGTCCTCGCCCATCTCGTCCAGCAGCGAGGCCCGCATCACCAGCGCGTACTCGGCGAGGTAGACCAGCGTCAGCGTGGTCACGGGGAGAACCATGTGCCACGCGACGTCCAGCCATCCGGCTGGCGTCGAGGTGTCCACCCCCGGTGTGGAGATTCCACCGATCGGGAAGAACCCGTCCATCCCGAACACGCCGACGCCGAAGACGATGAGCAGGATCATGCCGAGCCAGAACTCGGGCATGGAGTACAGCGTCAGCGTCGCGCCCGTCGACACCTTGTCGAACATGCCGCCGCGCCGCCAGGCCGACCGGATGCCGATCCAGACGCCGATGATCGACGCCAGCACGATGGCGGTGCCGACCAGCAGCAGCGTCGGCCAGATCCGCTCGGTGACCAGCTCCCACACCGGCCGGTTGAACTGGGCTGAGTCGATGGCGCTGGAGAACGGGTTGCGCAGATAGGTCAGGAACTGCTCGAGCAGCGGCTTGTCCAGCTGCGCCCGGAGCTCGGCCAGCTGCTCCGCGGGGACGTTGCGTCCGCGCGTGTACATGCCGATCGGGTCACCGGGCAGCAGCCGGAACAGGAAGAAGTTGAAGACCAGGACGAACAGCAGGGTGCCGAGGGCGGCCCCGGTCTTGCGCAGGGCGAACTTCGCCGAGGGCGACAGCCCGCGCCGCCCCTTCTCCTTGCGCGGGAGCGGAGGCGGGCCGGAGACGGGGTCGGGACCGCCGCCCCCGGCCACCTCCTGGATGAGGGACACGGTGCGTGTGCCTACTCGACGTCGGCGTCGCCGCCGCGACGGCGGCCGATGGCGATGCCGGCGCCGACCAGCACGACCGCGCCGACGATCGCCGCGATGATCAGGCCCACGTTGGTGCCGCCGCCACTGGACGAGCTCGAGGACGCGTTGTCCGTGCCGCCGCTGGCGCCGGGCGACGCCGAAGCGCCGGTGTCGCCGCCGGTCTCCGCGCTCACCGGGGTGATGCTCTGGTACGACCAGGTGCCGTACTGGAACAGCAGGGCGCCGTCGGGTGCCGGCTGCGGCTGGAACCCGGTCCACCGGTCGGACCGGTACGCGCTGAGGTTGTCGTAGTAGAAGGTGACGACGTAAGCGTTGGAGTCGTAGATCATCTGCTGCATGGTCTTGACGATCTCCGCCCGCTTCGCCGGGTCGGTCTCCAGCTTCTGCTGCTCGTAGAGCTTGTCGTACTCCGCGTCGCAGTAGAACGAGTCGGACAGGCCCGCGTAGATCGTGCCGTCCTCGTCCGTGGACCGCTGACTGCAGATGAACGTCGACAGCTGGTAGTCGGGGTCGGGCTCGACGACCCAGCCCCACTCGAACATGTCGAAGTCACCGTTGCCGATGAGCTCGTACAGGGAGTCCTCGCTGACGATCTTCACCTTGGTCTCGATGCCGATCTGCGACAGCCAGTCCTTGATGTACTCCACCGACTTCTGCGAGTCGGTCGACTCCTGTCGACCGAGCAGGCGCAGGGACATCCGGGTACCGT
It includes:
- a CDS encoding ABC transporter permease; the protein is MATDQTTPAADQGDRRPRGRKAIARARRRAAFARGWRQFRTHRGGMTGIVILAFFGLLALLAPVLFPAETISVTRATGGVLDPPSGEFWLGTDESGRSILALLAWGGRVSLVVGIAATVISMVIGTTVGIAAGHYRGYGGAALERLTDWFLVIPFLPLAIVLATVLGGGSLLTIIIVIGVTSWAGTARLIRAQTLSVEGRPYLERSRALGAGNWHQMTRHVLPNVFPLVLANTTLTVAIAILSETTLSFLGLGDPLRPSWGAILDYAFSNGAVSAGAWWYIVPPGLCVVLVVLSFTLIGRALEEIVNPRLGGR
- a CDS encoding ABC transporter permease, with amino-acid sequence MSLIQEVAGGGGPDPVSGPPPLPRKEKGRRGLSPSAKFALRKTGAALGTLLFVLVFNFFLFRLLPGDPIGMYTRGRNVPAEQLAELRAQLDKPLLEQFLTYLRNPFSSAIDSAQFNRPVWELVTERIWPTLLLVGTAIVLASIIGVWIGIRSAWRRGGMFDKVSTGATLTLYSMPEFWLGMILLIVFGVGVFGMDGFFPIGGISTPGVDTSTPAGWLDVAWHMVLPVTTLTLVYLAEYALVMRASLLDEMGEDYLTTARAKGLTDKLVRRRHAVPNALLPTITLIFLNLGFTVSGAITVETVFSWPGLGLLSYEALRGPDVALLQAIFLLFSIGVVLANLMADLLYAVIDPRVRP